Below is a genomic region from Candidatus Binatia bacterium.
GCTGCGCGCTCTTGGCGAGGCGCTGCACCATTTTGCCCATCGCGTCCCGAAAGAGCCGCGCGGACGCGGCGACCGGGACGACGTCCCAACCGATTTGCTCGCTGACCACGACGACGTAAGCGGGCGACGCCAGCATCGCGTCGACGAACTGGGCCGCCTCCTCGTCGAGCTGGGCCGCGAGCACCGAGTAGTCGATCTCGAGCAGATCGATTCTGGCCGCGATGCGCGCGGCCAGCCACGTGCCGAGCGCGTCCACCAACAGGCACGCATCCGGCGAGGCCTCGCGAAACAGCGCGAGCTGCGCGTCGTGCGTCATGCCGGCTGTCTCGACAGTGCGCCACGACGCGGGCCGCTCGAGCACATGGCGCGTCAAGCGCGCGCGCCACTCCGCGTCCTCCGGCTCCCCGGCGGCCGTCGCGATGTAGG
It encodes:
- a CDS encoding bifunctional adenosylcobinamide kinase/adenosylcobinamide-phosphate guanylyltransferase, which translates into the protein MAVTFITGPVRSGKSAFGVRLAATSGRGVTYIATAAGEPEDAEWRARLTRHVLERPASWRTVETAGMTHDAQLALFREASPDACLLVDALGTWLAARIAARIDLLEIDYSVLAAQLDEEAAQFVDAMLASPAYVVVVSEQIGWDVVPVAASARLFRDAMGKMVQRLAKSAQRVYLVVAGYALDLRAAGEPIDGES